The proteins below come from a single Pleuronectes platessa chromosome 3, fPlePla1.1, whole genome shotgun sequence genomic window:
- the tmc6b gene encoding transmembrane channel-like protein 6b isoform X1, with product MTHSKQSSVDLYWNASLNPDEPLSSYFLSWHPVFMSVCPPVRSPVDEEGVHDSFNQLIEEQSQHGGRSDAYELQELQRELDEEGRDIVPYLSSPGHDLRERRTRGREGEWADDEARDPGERWSSATMKILSSMPSRTIGRSRGAIISQYYNRTMQLRRHKQSRPAIRDFSRSARPSIRGYGMEDSTDAEGAEVTKRERLVNNLQNLSVNDRVRMLRAMPLSVAEKSELRRLALQKERRTFSGSQIPCCSRLKYYIIIAVRHSWYSWLSFLHSLQLWQMALKRVSGRFGTGVLSYFLFLKTLLFFNLFLFLVMGAFMVLPQAVHPPVLPSDRRAFSGLELLTGAGYFSDTVMYYGYYCNYTLREQCRDDGGGQNISVSNGTTPDCPTKHLSYNMPLAYFFTIVLAFFITCIILVYSMSKSFGQSFRIDKSHSILAVKVFCSWDFKVIKRTSVKLMSENICTQLKELLAEVNHKHVKNTLCQNLWRLMVHCIAWAICISSTIACVIGIYFFSDFMHQDLQYRARSPLPIKNHLLDEASLLALPVVVSLINLLLPGLFNLAAWMEDYQSPSVCTYVAIGRHLMLKVSVLIVLCYHWLGRVANETQMQCWESFVGQELYRFLLMDFIFTLLDTLLGEFLWRLFSTKVLKRKRKPVFDIARNVLDLIYGQTLAWLGVLFTPLLPAVQLLKLLLLFYIKKSSVMMNCQNPRKPYRVSQMTTIFITLLCFPSFLGASVCVTYTMWSIRPSSSCGPFRGLKTMFQAGKRWVEELEKDNPKLSVLARAHSYLVENPFFLFVGAGIFLIVIYFHSQVVDGQRKIISLLQEQIENEGEDKKFLITRLQSIHEQKRTPTQRLSSQDSSC from the exons A tGACTCACAGTAAACAGAGCAGCGTGGATCTGTATTGGAATGCCTCTTTGAATCCAGATGAGCCACTATCCTCCTATTTCCTGTCATGGCATCCAGTCTTCATGTCCGTTTGTCCTCCCGTCAGGAGTCCAGTGGATGAGGAAGGGGTTCATGACTCATTCAACCAGCTGATAGAAGAGCAGAGCCAGCATGGAGGACGGTCTGATGCCTACGAGCtacaggagctgcagagagaactGGACGAAGAGGGTCGAG ATATTGTGCCTTACCTGTCCAGCCCTGGACATGATCTTAGGGAAAGGAGGACACGAGGAAGAGAGGGTGAATGGGCAGATGATGAAGCCAGAGACCCTGGGGAACGCTGGTCCTCGGCCACCATGAAGATCCTGTCGTCCATGCCCAGTCGCACCATTG GCCGCAGCAGGGGAGCCATCATTTCTCAGTATTACAACAGGACCATGCAGCTGCGGAGACACAAGCAGAGCCGACCCGCCATCCGGGACTTCTCACGCTCTGCCAGGCCGAGCATACGAGGCTACGGCATGGAGGACAGCACCGACGCAGAGGGTGCAGAGG TGACTAAAAGGGAACGTTTGGTGAACAACCTGCAGAACCTTTCCGTTAACGACAGAGTGAGGATGCTCCGAGCGATGCCGCTCAGTGTTGCTGAGAAGAGTGAACTCAG GAGGTTGGCATTGCAAAAGGAGAGACGCACATTTTCTGGAAGTCAGATCCCCTGTTGTAGTCGACTCAAATATTACATCATAATA GCCGTGAGACATAGCTGGTACAGCTGGCTATCCTTCCTGCACTCCCTCCAGCTGTGGCAAATGGCGCTCAAGAGAGTGAGCGGGCGCTTTGGCACAGGAGTTCTCTCATACTTCCTGTTTCTTAAGACCCTACTCTTCTTCAACCTCTTCCTGTTCCTCGTGATGGGTGCGTTCATGGTGCTGCCTCAGGCAGTGCATCCTCCAGTTCTACCGTCTGACAGACGCGCCTTCTCTGGACTGGAGCTCCTAACTGGAGCA GGCTATTTCTCCGACACGGTGATGTACTATGGGTACTACTGTAACTACACCCTGCGTGAACAGTgcagggatgatggtggagggcAGAACATCTCTGTGTCCAATGGAACCACGCCGGACTGCCCAACTAAGCATCTGTCCTACAACATGCCTCTTGCGTACTTCTTCACCATAGTACTGGCCTTCTTCATCACTTGTATCATCCTCGTGTACAG CATGTCCAAGTCGTTTGGCCAGAGCTTCAGAATCGACAAATCTCACAGTATCCTGGCTGTGAAGGTTTTCTGCTCCTGGGACTTTAAGGTCATCAAGAGAACATCCGTCAAACTCATGTCGGAGAATATCTGCACCCAGCTCAAG GAGCTGTTAGCGGAGGTGAACCATAAGCATGTCAAGAACACTTTGTGCCAGAATCTGTGGAGACTGATGGTCCACTGTATAGCTTGGGCTATCTGCATATCAAGCACCATTGCCTGTGTGATCGGCATTTACTTCTTCTCTGATTTCATGCACCAG GACCTCCAGTACAGAGCTCGTAGTCCACTCCCCATCAAGAATCACTTGTTGGATGAGGCCAGCCTGCTGGCTCTGCCCGTGGTGGTGTCGCTCatcaacctgctgctgcccggCTTGTTCAACCTCGCAGCCTGGATGGAGGACTATCAGTCACCCTCTGTGTGCACATATGTCGCCATCGGCAG gCACTTGATGTTAAAAGTGAGTGTTCTTATCGTCCTCTGTTACCACTGGCTGGGTCGGGTGGCCAATGAAACTCAAATG CAGTGCTGGGAGAGTTTTGTCGGCCAAGAGCTTTATCGCTTCCTGCTGATGGACTTCATCTTCACTCTGCTGGACACGTTGTTAGGAGAGTTTCTGTGGAG GTTGTTTTCTACGAAGGTGCtgaaaaggaagaggaaaccAGTTTTTGATATCGCCAGGAATGTCCTTGACCTGATCTATGGACAGACTTTAGCCTG GTTGGGAGTTCTCTTCACTCCTCTCCTGCCTGCAGTGCAGCttctcaaactcctgctgcTCTTCTACATTAAAAAG AGCAGTGTGATGATGAACTGTCAGAATCCTAGGAAACCATATAGAGTCAGCCAGATGACCACCATCTTCATCACCCTCCTCTGCTTCCCCTCCTTCCTcggtgcctctgtgtgtgtcacgtACACCATGTGGAG TATCAGGCCGTCCTCGTCATGTGGTCCATTCCGTGGACTCAAAACGATGTTCCAGGCGGGGAAACGCTGGGTGGAAGAACTGGAAAAAGATAATCCCAAATTGTCCGTTCTGGCCAGGGCTCACTCTTACTTGGTGGAAAACCCTTTCTTCCTGTTTGTGGGGGCAGGAATCTTTCT GATCGTCATCTACTTCCATAGTCAGGTGGTGGATGGACAAAGGAAGATCATCAGTTTACTACAGGAGCAGATAGAAAAT GAAGGAGAAGATAAAAAGTTTCTCATCACTCGCCTCCAGTCCATCCATGAGCAGAAACGAACGCCCACTCAAAGACTCTCAAGTCAG gACTCTTCATGTTGA
- the tmc6b gene encoding transmembrane channel-like protein 6b isoform X2: MTHSKQSSVDLYWNASLNPDEPLSSYFLSWHPVFMSVCPPVRSPVDEEGVHDSFNQLIEEQSQHGGRSDAYELQELQRELDEEGRDIVPYLSSPGHDLRERRTRGREGEWADDEARDPGERWSSATMKILSSMPSRTIGRSRGAIISQYYNRTMQLRRHKQSRPAIRDFSRSARPSIRGYGMEDSTDAEGAEVTKRERLVNNLQNLSVNDRVRMLRAMPLSVAEKSELRRLALQKERRTFSGSQIPCCSRLKYYIIIAVRHSWYSWLSFLHSLQLWQMALKRVSGRFGTGVLSYFLFLKTLLFFNLFLFLVMGAFMVLPQAVHPPVLPSDRRAFSGLELLTGAGYFSDTVMYYGYYCNYTLREQCRDDGGGQNISVSNGTTPDCPTKHLSYNMPLAYFFTIVLAFFITCIILVYSMSKSFGQSFRIDKSHSILAVKVFCSWDFKVIKRTSVKLMSENICTQLKELLAEVNHKHVKNTLCQNLWRLMVHCIAWAICISSTIACVIGIYFFSDFMHQDLQYRARSPLPIKNHLLDEASLLALPVVVSLINLLLPGLFNLAAWMEDYQSPSVCTYVAIGRHLMLKVSVLIVLCYHWLGRVANETQMCWESFVGQELYRFLLMDFIFTLLDTLLGEFLWRLFSTKVLKRKRKPVFDIARNVLDLIYGQTLAWLGVLFTPLLPAVQLLKLLLLFYIKKSSVMMNCQNPRKPYRVSQMTTIFITLLCFPSFLGASVCVTYTMWSIRPSSSCGPFRGLKTMFQAGKRWVEELEKDNPKLSVLARAHSYLVENPFFLFVGAGIFLIVIYFHSQVVDGQRKIISLLQEQIENEGEDKKFLITRLQSIHEQKRTPTQRLSSQDSSC, encoded by the exons A tGACTCACAGTAAACAGAGCAGCGTGGATCTGTATTGGAATGCCTCTTTGAATCCAGATGAGCCACTATCCTCCTATTTCCTGTCATGGCATCCAGTCTTCATGTCCGTTTGTCCTCCCGTCAGGAGTCCAGTGGATGAGGAAGGGGTTCATGACTCATTCAACCAGCTGATAGAAGAGCAGAGCCAGCATGGAGGACGGTCTGATGCCTACGAGCtacaggagctgcagagagaactGGACGAAGAGGGTCGAG ATATTGTGCCTTACCTGTCCAGCCCTGGACATGATCTTAGGGAAAGGAGGACACGAGGAAGAGAGGGTGAATGGGCAGATGATGAAGCCAGAGACCCTGGGGAACGCTGGTCCTCGGCCACCATGAAGATCCTGTCGTCCATGCCCAGTCGCACCATTG GCCGCAGCAGGGGAGCCATCATTTCTCAGTATTACAACAGGACCATGCAGCTGCGGAGACACAAGCAGAGCCGACCCGCCATCCGGGACTTCTCACGCTCTGCCAGGCCGAGCATACGAGGCTACGGCATGGAGGACAGCACCGACGCAGAGGGTGCAGAGG TGACTAAAAGGGAACGTTTGGTGAACAACCTGCAGAACCTTTCCGTTAACGACAGAGTGAGGATGCTCCGAGCGATGCCGCTCAGTGTTGCTGAGAAGAGTGAACTCAG GAGGTTGGCATTGCAAAAGGAGAGACGCACATTTTCTGGAAGTCAGATCCCCTGTTGTAGTCGACTCAAATATTACATCATAATA GCCGTGAGACATAGCTGGTACAGCTGGCTATCCTTCCTGCACTCCCTCCAGCTGTGGCAAATGGCGCTCAAGAGAGTGAGCGGGCGCTTTGGCACAGGAGTTCTCTCATACTTCCTGTTTCTTAAGACCCTACTCTTCTTCAACCTCTTCCTGTTCCTCGTGATGGGTGCGTTCATGGTGCTGCCTCAGGCAGTGCATCCTCCAGTTCTACCGTCTGACAGACGCGCCTTCTCTGGACTGGAGCTCCTAACTGGAGCA GGCTATTTCTCCGACACGGTGATGTACTATGGGTACTACTGTAACTACACCCTGCGTGAACAGTgcagggatgatggtggagggcAGAACATCTCTGTGTCCAATGGAACCACGCCGGACTGCCCAACTAAGCATCTGTCCTACAACATGCCTCTTGCGTACTTCTTCACCATAGTACTGGCCTTCTTCATCACTTGTATCATCCTCGTGTACAG CATGTCCAAGTCGTTTGGCCAGAGCTTCAGAATCGACAAATCTCACAGTATCCTGGCTGTGAAGGTTTTCTGCTCCTGGGACTTTAAGGTCATCAAGAGAACATCCGTCAAACTCATGTCGGAGAATATCTGCACCCAGCTCAAG GAGCTGTTAGCGGAGGTGAACCATAAGCATGTCAAGAACACTTTGTGCCAGAATCTGTGGAGACTGATGGTCCACTGTATAGCTTGGGCTATCTGCATATCAAGCACCATTGCCTGTGTGATCGGCATTTACTTCTTCTCTGATTTCATGCACCAG GACCTCCAGTACAGAGCTCGTAGTCCACTCCCCATCAAGAATCACTTGTTGGATGAGGCCAGCCTGCTGGCTCTGCCCGTGGTGGTGTCGCTCatcaacctgctgctgcccggCTTGTTCAACCTCGCAGCCTGGATGGAGGACTATCAGTCACCCTCTGTGTGCACATATGTCGCCATCGGCAG gCACTTGATGTTAAAAGTGAGTGTTCTTATCGTCCTCTGTTACCACTGGCTGGGTCGGGTGGCCAATGAAACTCAAATG TGCTGGGAGAGTTTTGTCGGCCAAGAGCTTTATCGCTTCCTGCTGATGGACTTCATCTTCACTCTGCTGGACACGTTGTTAGGAGAGTTTCTGTGGAG GTTGTTTTCTACGAAGGTGCtgaaaaggaagaggaaaccAGTTTTTGATATCGCCAGGAATGTCCTTGACCTGATCTATGGACAGACTTTAGCCTG GTTGGGAGTTCTCTTCACTCCTCTCCTGCCTGCAGTGCAGCttctcaaactcctgctgcTCTTCTACATTAAAAAG AGCAGTGTGATGATGAACTGTCAGAATCCTAGGAAACCATATAGAGTCAGCCAGATGACCACCATCTTCATCACCCTCCTCTGCTTCCCCTCCTTCCTcggtgcctctgtgtgtgtcacgtACACCATGTGGAG TATCAGGCCGTCCTCGTCATGTGGTCCATTCCGTGGACTCAAAACGATGTTCCAGGCGGGGAAACGCTGGGTGGAAGAACTGGAAAAAGATAATCCCAAATTGTCCGTTCTGGCCAGGGCTCACTCTTACTTGGTGGAAAACCCTTTCTTCCTGTTTGTGGGGGCAGGAATCTTTCT GATCGTCATCTACTTCCATAGTCAGGTGGTGGATGGACAAAGGAAGATCATCAGTTTACTACAGGAGCAGATAGAAAAT GAAGGAGAAGATAAAAAGTTTCTCATCACTCGCCTCCAGTCCATCCATGAGCAGAAACGAACGCCCACTCAAAGACTCTCAAGTCAG gACTCTTCATGTTGA
- the tmc6b gene encoding transmembrane channel-like protein 6b isoform X4 gives MARNANLDLNHPLMEAGLESPVDEEGVHDSFNQLIEEQSQHGGRSDAYELQELQRELDEEGRDIVPYLSSPGHDLRERRTRGREGEWADDEARDPGERWSSATMKILSSMPSRTIGRSRGAIISQYYNRTMQLRRHKQSRPAIRDFSRSARPSIRGYGMEDSTDAEGAEVTKRERLVNNLQNLSVNDRVRMLRAMPLSVAEKSELRRLALQKERRTFSGSQIPCCSRLKYYIIIAVRHSWYSWLSFLHSLQLWQMALKRVSGRFGTGVLSYFLFLKTLLFFNLFLFLVMGAFMVLPQAVHPPVLPSDRRAFSGLELLTGAGYFSDTVMYYGYYCNYTLREQCRDDGGGQNISVSNGTTPDCPTKHLSYNMPLAYFFTIVLAFFITCIILVYSMSKSFGQSFRIDKSHSILAVKVFCSWDFKVIKRTSVKLMSENICTQLKELLAEVNHKHVKNTLCQNLWRLMVHCIAWAICISSTIACVIGIYFFSDFMHQDLQYRARSPLPIKNHLLDEASLLALPVVVSLINLLLPGLFNLAAWMEDYQSPSVCTYVAIGRHLMLKVSVLIVLCYHWLGRVANETQMCWESFVGQELYRFLLMDFIFTLLDTLLGEFLWRLFSTKVLKRKRKPVFDIARNVLDLIYGQTLAWLGVLFTPLLPAVQLLKLLLLFYIKKSSVMMNCQNPRKPYRVSQMTTIFITLLCFPSFLGASVCVTYTMWSIRPSSSCGPFRGLKTMFQAGKRWVEELEKDNPKLSVLARAHSYLVENPFFLFVGAGIFLIVIYFHSQVVDGQRKIISLLQEQIENEGEDKKFLITRLQSIHEQKRTPTQRLSSQDSSC, from the exons atggccCGAAACGCTAACTTGGACCTGAACCACCCTCTCATGGAAGCTGGACTGGA GAGTCCAGTGGATGAGGAAGGGGTTCATGACTCATTCAACCAGCTGATAGAAGAGCAGAGCCAGCATGGAGGACGGTCTGATGCCTACGAGCtacaggagctgcagagagaactGGACGAAGAGGGTCGAG ATATTGTGCCTTACCTGTCCAGCCCTGGACATGATCTTAGGGAAAGGAGGACACGAGGAAGAGAGGGTGAATGGGCAGATGATGAAGCCAGAGACCCTGGGGAACGCTGGTCCTCGGCCACCATGAAGATCCTGTCGTCCATGCCCAGTCGCACCATTG GCCGCAGCAGGGGAGCCATCATTTCTCAGTATTACAACAGGACCATGCAGCTGCGGAGACACAAGCAGAGCCGACCCGCCATCCGGGACTTCTCACGCTCTGCCAGGCCGAGCATACGAGGCTACGGCATGGAGGACAGCACCGACGCAGAGGGTGCAGAGG TGACTAAAAGGGAACGTTTGGTGAACAACCTGCAGAACCTTTCCGTTAACGACAGAGTGAGGATGCTCCGAGCGATGCCGCTCAGTGTTGCTGAGAAGAGTGAACTCAG GAGGTTGGCATTGCAAAAGGAGAGACGCACATTTTCTGGAAGTCAGATCCCCTGTTGTAGTCGACTCAAATATTACATCATAATA GCCGTGAGACATAGCTGGTACAGCTGGCTATCCTTCCTGCACTCCCTCCAGCTGTGGCAAATGGCGCTCAAGAGAGTGAGCGGGCGCTTTGGCACAGGAGTTCTCTCATACTTCCTGTTTCTTAAGACCCTACTCTTCTTCAACCTCTTCCTGTTCCTCGTGATGGGTGCGTTCATGGTGCTGCCTCAGGCAGTGCATCCTCCAGTTCTACCGTCTGACAGACGCGCCTTCTCTGGACTGGAGCTCCTAACTGGAGCA GGCTATTTCTCCGACACGGTGATGTACTATGGGTACTACTGTAACTACACCCTGCGTGAACAGTgcagggatgatggtggagggcAGAACATCTCTGTGTCCAATGGAACCACGCCGGACTGCCCAACTAAGCATCTGTCCTACAACATGCCTCTTGCGTACTTCTTCACCATAGTACTGGCCTTCTTCATCACTTGTATCATCCTCGTGTACAG CATGTCCAAGTCGTTTGGCCAGAGCTTCAGAATCGACAAATCTCACAGTATCCTGGCTGTGAAGGTTTTCTGCTCCTGGGACTTTAAGGTCATCAAGAGAACATCCGTCAAACTCATGTCGGAGAATATCTGCACCCAGCTCAAG GAGCTGTTAGCGGAGGTGAACCATAAGCATGTCAAGAACACTTTGTGCCAGAATCTGTGGAGACTGATGGTCCACTGTATAGCTTGGGCTATCTGCATATCAAGCACCATTGCCTGTGTGATCGGCATTTACTTCTTCTCTGATTTCATGCACCAG GACCTCCAGTACAGAGCTCGTAGTCCACTCCCCATCAAGAATCACTTGTTGGATGAGGCCAGCCTGCTGGCTCTGCCCGTGGTGGTGTCGCTCatcaacctgctgctgcccggCTTGTTCAACCTCGCAGCCTGGATGGAGGACTATCAGTCACCCTCTGTGTGCACATATGTCGCCATCGGCAG gCACTTGATGTTAAAAGTGAGTGTTCTTATCGTCCTCTGTTACCACTGGCTGGGTCGGGTGGCCAATGAAACTCAAATG TGCTGGGAGAGTTTTGTCGGCCAAGAGCTTTATCGCTTCCTGCTGATGGACTTCATCTTCACTCTGCTGGACACGTTGTTAGGAGAGTTTCTGTGGAG GTTGTTTTCTACGAAGGTGCtgaaaaggaagaggaaaccAGTTTTTGATATCGCCAGGAATGTCCTTGACCTGATCTATGGACAGACTTTAGCCTG GTTGGGAGTTCTCTTCACTCCTCTCCTGCCTGCAGTGCAGCttctcaaactcctgctgcTCTTCTACATTAAAAAG AGCAGTGTGATGATGAACTGTCAGAATCCTAGGAAACCATATAGAGTCAGCCAGATGACCACCATCTTCATCACCCTCCTCTGCTTCCCCTCCTTCCTcggtgcctctgtgtgtgtcacgtACACCATGTGGAG TATCAGGCCGTCCTCGTCATGTGGTCCATTCCGTGGACTCAAAACGATGTTCCAGGCGGGGAAACGCTGGGTGGAAGAACTGGAAAAAGATAATCCCAAATTGTCCGTTCTGGCCAGGGCTCACTCTTACTTGGTGGAAAACCCTTTCTTCCTGTTTGTGGGGGCAGGAATCTTTCT GATCGTCATCTACTTCCATAGTCAGGTGGTGGATGGACAAAGGAAGATCATCAGTTTACTACAGGAGCAGATAGAAAAT GAAGGAGAAGATAAAAAGTTTCTCATCACTCGCCTCCAGTCCATCCATGAGCAGAAACGAACGCCCACTCAAAGACTCTCAAGTCAG gACTCTTCATGTTGA
- the tmc6b gene encoding transmembrane channel-like protein 6b isoform X3: MARNANLDLNHPLMEAGLESPVDEEGVHDSFNQLIEEQSQHGGRSDAYELQELQRELDEEGRDIVPYLSSPGHDLRERRTRGREGEWADDEARDPGERWSSATMKILSSMPSRTIGRSRGAIISQYYNRTMQLRRHKQSRPAIRDFSRSARPSIRGYGMEDSTDAEGAEVTKRERLVNNLQNLSVNDRVRMLRAMPLSVAEKSELRRLALQKERRTFSGSQIPCCSRLKYYIIIAVRHSWYSWLSFLHSLQLWQMALKRVSGRFGTGVLSYFLFLKTLLFFNLFLFLVMGAFMVLPQAVHPPVLPSDRRAFSGLELLTGAGYFSDTVMYYGYYCNYTLREQCRDDGGGQNISVSNGTTPDCPTKHLSYNMPLAYFFTIVLAFFITCIILVYSMSKSFGQSFRIDKSHSILAVKVFCSWDFKVIKRTSVKLMSENICTQLKELLAEVNHKHVKNTLCQNLWRLMVHCIAWAICISSTIACVIGIYFFSDFMHQDLQYRARSPLPIKNHLLDEASLLALPVVVSLINLLLPGLFNLAAWMEDYQSPSVCTYVAIGRHLMLKVSVLIVLCYHWLGRVANETQMQCWESFVGQELYRFLLMDFIFTLLDTLLGEFLWRLFSTKVLKRKRKPVFDIARNVLDLIYGQTLAWLGVLFTPLLPAVQLLKLLLLFYIKKSSVMMNCQNPRKPYRVSQMTTIFITLLCFPSFLGASVCVTYTMWSIRPSSSCGPFRGLKTMFQAGKRWVEELEKDNPKLSVLARAHSYLVENPFFLFVGAGIFLIVIYFHSQVVDGQRKIISLLQEQIENEGEDKKFLITRLQSIHEQKRTPTQRLSSQDSSC; this comes from the exons atggccCGAAACGCTAACTTGGACCTGAACCACCCTCTCATGGAAGCTGGACTGGA GAGTCCAGTGGATGAGGAAGGGGTTCATGACTCATTCAACCAGCTGATAGAAGAGCAGAGCCAGCATGGAGGACGGTCTGATGCCTACGAGCtacaggagctgcagagagaactGGACGAAGAGGGTCGAG ATATTGTGCCTTACCTGTCCAGCCCTGGACATGATCTTAGGGAAAGGAGGACACGAGGAAGAGAGGGTGAATGGGCAGATGATGAAGCCAGAGACCCTGGGGAACGCTGGTCCTCGGCCACCATGAAGATCCTGTCGTCCATGCCCAGTCGCACCATTG GCCGCAGCAGGGGAGCCATCATTTCTCAGTATTACAACAGGACCATGCAGCTGCGGAGACACAAGCAGAGCCGACCCGCCATCCGGGACTTCTCACGCTCTGCCAGGCCGAGCATACGAGGCTACGGCATGGAGGACAGCACCGACGCAGAGGGTGCAGAGG TGACTAAAAGGGAACGTTTGGTGAACAACCTGCAGAACCTTTCCGTTAACGACAGAGTGAGGATGCTCCGAGCGATGCCGCTCAGTGTTGCTGAGAAGAGTGAACTCAG GAGGTTGGCATTGCAAAAGGAGAGACGCACATTTTCTGGAAGTCAGATCCCCTGTTGTAGTCGACTCAAATATTACATCATAATA GCCGTGAGACATAGCTGGTACAGCTGGCTATCCTTCCTGCACTCCCTCCAGCTGTGGCAAATGGCGCTCAAGAGAGTGAGCGGGCGCTTTGGCACAGGAGTTCTCTCATACTTCCTGTTTCTTAAGACCCTACTCTTCTTCAACCTCTTCCTGTTCCTCGTGATGGGTGCGTTCATGGTGCTGCCTCAGGCAGTGCATCCTCCAGTTCTACCGTCTGACAGACGCGCCTTCTCTGGACTGGAGCTCCTAACTGGAGCA GGCTATTTCTCCGACACGGTGATGTACTATGGGTACTACTGTAACTACACCCTGCGTGAACAGTgcagggatgatggtggagggcAGAACATCTCTGTGTCCAATGGAACCACGCCGGACTGCCCAACTAAGCATCTGTCCTACAACATGCCTCTTGCGTACTTCTTCACCATAGTACTGGCCTTCTTCATCACTTGTATCATCCTCGTGTACAG CATGTCCAAGTCGTTTGGCCAGAGCTTCAGAATCGACAAATCTCACAGTATCCTGGCTGTGAAGGTTTTCTGCTCCTGGGACTTTAAGGTCATCAAGAGAACATCCGTCAAACTCATGTCGGAGAATATCTGCACCCAGCTCAAG GAGCTGTTAGCGGAGGTGAACCATAAGCATGTCAAGAACACTTTGTGCCAGAATCTGTGGAGACTGATGGTCCACTGTATAGCTTGGGCTATCTGCATATCAAGCACCATTGCCTGTGTGATCGGCATTTACTTCTTCTCTGATTTCATGCACCAG GACCTCCAGTACAGAGCTCGTAGTCCACTCCCCATCAAGAATCACTTGTTGGATGAGGCCAGCCTGCTGGCTCTGCCCGTGGTGGTGTCGCTCatcaacctgctgctgcccggCTTGTTCAACCTCGCAGCCTGGATGGAGGACTATCAGTCACCCTCTGTGTGCACATATGTCGCCATCGGCAG gCACTTGATGTTAAAAGTGAGTGTTCTTATCGTCCTCTGTTACCACTGGCTGGGTCGGGTGGCCAATGAAACTCAAATG CAGTGCTGGGAGAGTTTTGTCGGCCAAGAGCTTTATCGCTTCCTGCTGATGGACTTCATCTTCACTCTGCTGGACACGTTGTTAGGAGAGTTTCTGTGGAG GTTGTTTTCTACGAAGGTGCtgaaaaggaagaggaaaccAGTTTTTGATATCGCCAGGAATGTCCTTGACCTGATCTATGGACAGACTTTAGCCTG GTTGGGAGTTCTCTTCACTCCTCTCCTGCCTGCAGTGCAGCttctcaaactcctgctgcTCTTCTACATTAAAAAG AGCAGTGTGATGATGAACTGTCAGAATCCTAGGAAACCATATAGAGTCAGCCAGATGACCACCATCTTCATCACCCTCCTCTGCTTCCCCTCCTTCCTcggtgcctctgtgtgtgtcacgtACACCATGTGGAG TATCAGGCCGTCCTCGTCATGTGGTCCATTCCGTGGACTCAAAACGATGTTCCAGGCGGGGAAACGCTGGGTGGAAGAACTGGAAAAAGATAATCCCAAATTGTCCGTTCTGGCCAGGGCTCACTCTTACTTGGTGGAAAACCCTTTCTTCCTGTTTGTGGGGGCAGGAATCTTTCT GATCGTCATCTACTTCCATAGTCAGGTGGTGGATGGACAAAGGAAGATCATCAGTTTACTACAGGAGCAGATAGAAAAT GAAGGAGAAGATAAAAAGTTTCTCATCACTCGCCTCCAGTCCATCCATGAGCAGAAACGAACGCCCACTCAAAGACTCTCAAGTCAG gACTCTTCATGTTGA